A section of the Hemibagrus wyckioides isolate EC202008001 linkage group LG04, SWU_Hwy_1.0, whole genome shotgun sequence genome encodes:
- the eea1 gene encoding early endosome antigen 1 isoform X1, with translation MLRRILQMTPGKGGSQAPDSDQPSAEINNETSEGFICPQCMKSHNSAEELFKHYEVFHESQEQPSHLSTGREDLSLLRQEVQDLQASLKEERWFSGELKKELDKVQGQLKQGPQNDGQVGLEESELEMKLHEAETEKFNIKQMKDLFEQKAAQLATEIVDIKSRYDEEKSLREVAEQKVTSLQQDLQRERQEKDKLQTELLQRPGVEDVEVLKRELVQVQTLMDNMTREREEESAHLKNEYEQLQRNFTTSEKTISKLKAELEKGPQEAAVYTQQIHQLQSNLDNLQQQSQMLSSKLTQREKENQELDNRLGQEQVSKKNLQSSLHQRELELQESQARASAAEASLNRAQTELTENREEMGRLRKELAELEKSHQDLKAERKQLQQQKEDRESQGLQQQSEISQLHGKLLETERQLGEVQGRLKEQRQLAGEKLKDREQQVADYQLKVSRLEEQLKESNTKSTDLQHQLDKSKQQHQELQALQQSTNGKLREAQNDLEQVLRQIGDKDQKIQNLEALLQKSKASLSQLEAEREDLCAKIQAGEGEAALLNQLQEKNHALQEQISQLTEKLKNQSESHKQAQENLHEQLQEQKSQLRSAQDRCQSLESNVTDLSAQLTQNKERLAQLDTQLKAKTEMLLSAEAAKTAQRADLESHLETAQHALQDKQQEVSKAQAQLDEQGLRLQEKQEQCLQLEASLKEIREKLLAAEQKIDTLESQAKKAEAELAELRSGREQAQKAQQTQQQQISELEKRNKELIHQLDTEKEGAIAVQEELQKKSSALGDAQKHVEKLEQEQSDIKKRLEQLAEEGRMQKAELEKKLQGMSTEHQKTQQERDTQAKELQKVKEALSQTSKALKENQTQMEKEKKSSTAALEEKENAHQKAHQELQKSAEATAKELSTAKAQLSKMAEVEKGLQAQLKELSNQLKQSQDALKEKEKDIQQVQTQLKTTQGSFSEEVKKLQSQVTDLQTAETKKVEELTKLKEQMTGLSEQLSSEKSRSAELQKTCDSTKASLDKLQSDYYGKESEVSALRQDLKVREEKLTLTQEELVASTNQLNSREAQIQELKIGQEALKKDLKKRDEKLRQQEEALRELQKQQELMQEELKKERSQVEELREAQSGLEKERRRLSAELKSLAGKSEKELKDLQAAKQLLLQQKVDLQGRVEAIQAALEQEKKEHQNTRESITQLQQQQKAETDKLHKQLVLEAKAKEEVEKRKEESEAKLTMQVSALNENVATLKREWQSSQRRVSELEKQTDELRGEIAVLEATVQNNQDERRALLERCVKDEGEIEKLQAKVVEMRRKLDDTTAAMQELGRENQSLQIKQSQTLTRKWAEDHEVQNCMSCGKGFSVTIRKHHCRHCGNIFCAECSAKNALTPSSKKPVRVCEACYEELQG, from the exons ATGCTCAGACGAATCTTACAGATG acTCCTGGAAAGGGAGGCTCCCAGGCACCTGATTCTGATCAGCCGTCtgctgaaataaataatgagacTTCAGAG GGCTTCATTTGCCCACAGTGTATGAAGTCTCATAACTCTGCCGAAGAGCTTTTCAAGCATTATGAAGTTTTCCACGAGTCTCAGGAGCAGCCGTCTCATCTCAGCACCGGGAG gGAGGACTTGTCTCTTTTGCGACAGGAAGTACAGGATTTGCAAGCATCACTGAAG GAAGAACGATGGTTTTCAGGAGAACTGAAAAAAGAGCTAGACAAAGTGCAAGGACAACTGAAGCAA GGACCTCAGAATGACGGTCAGGTAGGCTTAGAGGAATCAG AGCTGGAGATGAAACTCCATGAGGCTGAGACCGAAAAGTTCAACATCAAACAGATGAAAGACCTGTTTGAACAGAAGGCAGCGCAGCTGGCCACTGAGATTGTAG ATATCAAGTCCCGCTATGATGAGGAGAAGAGCCTGAGAGAGGTGGCTGAGCAGAAAGTAACAAGCCTGCAACAggacctgcagagagagagacaggaaaaagaCAAACTACAGACAGAACTG CTGCAGAGACCCGGAGTGGAGGATGTGGAGGTGTTGAAGAGGGAGCTGGTGCAGGTACAGACGCTGATGGACAATATGACTCGTGAAAGGGAGGAGGAATCCGCACACCTCAAAAACGAGTATGAACAGTTGCAGAGGAATTTCACTACCTCAGAG AAAACCATCTCCAAACTGAAGGCCGAACTAGAGAAAGGTCCCCAGGAAGCTGCTGTGTACACACAACAGATCCACCAACTACAGAGCAACCTGGACAACCTCCAGCAACAGAGCCAG ATGCTTTCATCAAAGCTGACACAACGGGAGAAGGAGAACCAAGAGCTGGACAATCGTCTGGGCCAGGAGCAAGTGTCCAAGAAGAATCTGCAGTCCAGCCTGCATCAAAGGGAGTTGGAGCTGCAGGAGAGCCAAGCACGTGCATCAGCAGCAGAGGCCTCCCTCAATCGGGCCCAGACCGAGTTAACTGAGAACAGGGAAGAGATGGGACGCCTCAGAAAGGAGCTGGCTGAGCTTGAGAAGAGCCACCAGGATCTGAAAGCTGAGCGTAAGCAACTCCAGCAACAGAAGGAGGACCGTGAGAGCCAAGGCCTGCAGCAGCAGAGTGAGATCAGCCag CTGCATGGGAAGCTGCTGGAGACAGAACGGCAGCTGGGTGAGGTGCAGGGCCGCCTGAAGGAGCAGAGACAGCTCGCAGGAGAGAAACTCAAAGACCGTGAGCAGCAGGTTGCTGACTACCAGCTCAAAGTTTCCAGATTAGAAGAACAG CTGAAAGAGAGTAATACCAAGTCCACTGACCTACAGCATCAACTGGACAAATCCAAACAGCAACATCAAGAGTTGCAAGCTCTTCAGCAGAGCACCAACGGCAAACTACGTGAAGCACAG AATGATTTGGAGCAAGTGCTGCGTCAGATCGGCGATAAGGACCAGAAGATCCAGAATCTGGAGGCCCTGCTACAAAAAAGCAAAGCCAGCCTGAGTCAGCTAGAAGCTGAAAGAGAAGACCTGTGTGCCAAGATCCAGGCAGGAGAGGGAGAAGCTGCTTTACTGAACCAACTTCAGGAAAAGAACCACGCACTGCAGGAACAG ATAAGTCAGCTAACTGAAAAACTGAAGAACCAGTCAGAGAGTCATAAACAAGCCCAAGAGAACCTCCATGAGcagctacaagagcagaagAGCCAGCTGCGCTCAGCACAGGACCGCTGCCAGTCCTTGGAAAGTAATGTAACAGATCTCAGTGCCCAGCTCACCCAGAACAAGGAGAGACTTGCCCAACTTGACACCcag CTAAAGGCTAAGACGGAGATGCTGCTGTCAGCTGAAGCAGCAAAAACCGCCCAGAGAGCAGATCTAGAGAGCCATCTAGAAACAGCCCAGCATGCATTGCAAGACAAGCAACAG gaGGTGAGCAAGGCTCAGGCTCAGCTAGACGAACAGGGCCTTCGGCTGCAGGAGAAGCAGGAACAGTGCTTACAGCTGGAGGCCAGTCTGAAAGAGATCAGAGAGAAGCTGCTGGCAGCAGAGCAGAAGATTGACACCCTGGAGAGCCAAGCTAAG AAAGCAGAAGCTGAGTTAGCAGAGCTGCGCTCAGGAAGGGAACAAGCACAGAAGGCACAgcaaacacagcagcagcaaatTAGTGAGCTGGAGAAGAGGAATAAGGAGCTCATTCACCAACTGGACACTGAAAAAGAAGG TGCTATAGCTGTGCAGGAGGAGCTGCAGAAGAAGAGCTCAGCTTTGGGAGATGCTCAGAAGCATGTGGAGAAGTTGGAACAGGAGCAGAGTGACATTAAGAAGAGGTTGGAGCAACTCGCTGAGGAAGGACGCATGCAAAAGGCAGAACTGGAGAAGAAGCTCCAGGGGATGAGCACAGAGCATCAGAAAACCCAGcaggagagagacacacaggctAAAGAGCTGCAGAAGGTCAAAGAGGCTCTTAGCCAGACTTCCAAAGCCCTGAAGGAGAATCAGACccagatggagaaagagaaaaagagcagTACAGCAGCCCTGGAAGAGAAG GAGAATGCTCATCAGAAGGCCCATCAGGAGCTTCAGAAGAGTGCAGAAGCAACAGCTAAAGAATTAAGCACAGCCAAAGCGCAGCTGTCGAAAATGGCAGAG GTGGAGAAGGGACTTCAGGCGCAGCTGAAAGAGCTGAGTAACCAGTTGAAGCAGTCTCAGGACGCGCTaaaggagaaggaaaaggacATCCAGCAGGTCCAGACACAGCTAAAGACAACCCAAGGATCTTTTAGTGAGGAAGTAAAGAAACTGCAGAGCCAAGTGACAGATCTGCAGACCGCTGAAACAAAGAAG gtggaggAGTTGACTAAGTTGAAAGAACAGATGACTGGgctgtctgaacagctgagttcAGAGAAAAGCCGCAGTGCCGAGCTTCAGAAAACCTGTGACAGCACCAAGGCGAGCTTGGACAAACTACAGTCTGATTATTATGGCAAGGAATCTGAAGTCTCTGCTCTGCGCCAGGACCTCAAG GTACGTGAGGAGAAGCTGACACTGACTCAGGAGGAACTGGTGGCCAGCACCAACCAGCTGAACAGTCGTGAGGCCCAAATCCAGGAGCTGAAAATAGGACAAGAAGCACTGAAGAAAGATTTAAAGAAGAGAGATGAGAAACTCAGACAGCAGGAGGAGGCGCTACGAGAACTCCAGAAGCAGCAG gagctGATGCAAGAAGAACTAAAGAAGGAGCGTTCTCAGGTGGAGGAGCTGAGGGAGGCTCAGAGTGGGCTAGAGAAAGAGCGGCGCAGGCTAAGTGCTGAACTCAAATCTCTGGCAGGCAAGAGTGAGAAG gagctaAAAGACCTGCAGGCAGCGAAACAGCTCTTGCTTCAGCAGAAAGTAGATCTACAGGGCCGAGTGGAAGCGATCCAGGCAGCACTGGAGCAGGAAAAGAAAGAGCATCAGAACACCCGCGAGTCCATCACACAATtgcaacagcaacaaaaagCAGAGACGGACAAACTACATAAACAACTG GTATTAGAAGCAAAGGCTAAAGAGGAGGTGGAGAAGCGCAAGGAGGAGTCTGAGGCAAAGCTCACAATGCAGGTTTCTGCACTAAATGAAAACGTTGCCACTCTGAAGCGAGAGTGGCAGAGCAGTCAGCGCCGTGTGAGCGAGctagagaaacagacagatgaatTGCGTGGAGAGATCGCTGTGCTTGAGGCCACTGTGCAGAACAACCAAGATGAGAGACGTGCCCTGCTTGAGAG GTGTGTGAAGGATGAAGGCGAGATAGAAAAGCTGCAAGCCAAAGTggtggagatgaggagaaaaCTAGATGACACCACAGCAGCTATGCAGGAGCTTGGCCGAGAAAATCAGTCCTTACAG ATAAAGCAGTCACAGACCCTCACACGGAAGTGGGCAGAGGATCACGAGGTGCAGAACTGCATGTCCTGTGGGAAAGGATTCTCTGTTACCATCCGGAAG
- the eea1 gene encoding early endosome antigen 1 isoform X2: MVFRRTEKRARQSARTTEGPQNDGQVGLEESELEMKLHEAETEKFNIKQMKDLFEQKAAQLATEIVDIKSRYDEEKSLREVAEQKVTSLQQDLQRERQEKDKLQTELLQRPGVEDVEVLKRELVQVQTLMDNMTREREEESAHLKNEYEQLQRNFTTSEKTISKLKAELEKGPQEAAVYTQQIHQLQSNLDNLQQQSQMLSSKLTQREKENQELDNRLGQEQVSKKNLQSSLHQRELELQESQARASAAEASLNRAQTELTENREEMGRLRKELAELEKSHQDLKAERKQLQQQKEDRESQGLQQQSEISQLHGKLLETERQLGEVQGRLKEQRQLAGEKLKDREQQVADYQLKVSRLEEQLKESNTKSTDLQHQLDKSKQQHQELQALQQSTNGKLREAQNDLEQVLRQIGDKDQKIQNLEALLQKSKASLSQLEAEREDLCAKIQAGEGEAALLNQLQEKNHALQEQISQLTEKLKNQSESHKQAQENLHEQLQEQKSQLRSAQDRCQSLESNVTDLSAQLTQNKERLAQLDTQLKAKTEMLLSAEAAKTAQRADLESHLETAQHALQDKQQEVSKAQAQLDEQGLRLQEKQEQCLQLEASLKEIREKLLAAEQKIDTLESQAKKAEAELAELRSGREQAQKAQQTQQQQISELEKRNKELIHQLDTEKEGAIAVQEELQKKSSALGDAQKHVEKLEQEQSDIKKRLEQLAEEGRMQKAELEKKLQGMSTEHQKTQQERDTQAKELQKVKEALSQTSKALKENQTQMEKEKKSSTAALEEKENAHQKAHQELQKSAEATAKELSTAKAQLSKMAEVEKGLQAQLKELSNQLKQSQDALKEKEKDIQQVQTQLKTTQGSFSEEVKKLQSQVTDLQTAETKKVEELTKLKEQMTGLSEQLSSEKSRSAELQKTCDSTKASLDKLQSDYYGKESEVSALRQDLKVREEKLTLTQEELVASTNQLNSREAQIQELKIGQEALKKDLKKRDEKLRQQEEALRELQKQQELMQEELKKERSQVEELREAQSGLEKERRRLSAELKSLAGKSEKELKDLQAAKQLLLQQKVDLQGRVEAIQAALEQEKKEHQNTRESITQLQQQQKAETDKLHKQLVLEAKAKEEVEKRKEESEAKLTMQVSALNENVATLKREWQSSQRRVSELEKQTDELRGEIAVLEATVQNNQDERRALLERCVKDEGEIEKLQAKVVEMRRKLDDTTAAMQELGRENQSLQIKQSQTLTRKWAEDHEVQNCMSCGKGFSVTIRKHHCRHCGNIFCAECSAKNALTPSSKKPVRVCEACYEELQG, encoded by the exons ATGGTTTTCAGGAGAACTGAAAAAAGAGCTAGACAAAGTGCAAGGACAACTGAA GGACCTCAGAATGACGGTCAGGTAGGCTTAGAGGAATCAG AGCTGGAGATGAAACTCCATGAGGCTGAGACCGAAAAGTTCAACATCAAACAGATGAAAGACCTGTTTGAACAGAAGGCAGCGCAGCTGGCCACTGAGATTGTAG ATATCAAGTCCCGCTATGATGAGGAGAAGAGCCTGAGAGAGGTGGCTGAGCAGAAAGTAACAAGCCTGCAACAggacctgcagagagagagacaggaaaaagaCAAACTACAGACAGAACTG CTGCAGAGACCCGGAGTGGAGGATGTGGAGGTGTTGAAGAGGGAGCTGGTGCAGGTACAGACGCTGATGGACAATATGACTCGTGAAAGGGAGGAGGAATCCGCACACCTCAAAAACGAGTATGAACAGTTGCAGAGGAATTTCACTACCTCAGAG AAAACCATCTCCAAACTGAAGGCCGAACTAGAGAAAGGTCCCCAGGAAGCTGCTGTGTACACACAACAGATCCACCAACTACAGAGCAACCTGGACAACCTCCAGCAACAGAGCCAG ATGCTTTCATCAAAGCTGACACAACGGGAGAAGGAGAACCAAGAGCTGGACAATCGTCTGGGCCAGGAGCAAGTGTCCAAGAAGAATCTGCAGTCCAGCCTGCATCAAAGGGAGTTGGAGCTGCAGGAGAGCCAAGCACGTGCATCAGCAGCAGAGGCCTCCCTCAATCGGGCCCAGACCGAGTTAACTGAGAACAGGGAAGAGATGGGACGCCTCAGAAAGGAGCTGGCTGAGCTTGAGAAGAGCCACCAGGATCTGAAAGCTGAGCGTAAGCAACTCCAGCAACAGAAGGAGGACCGTGAGAGCCAAGGCCTGCAGCAGCAGAGTGAGATCAGCCag CTGCATGGGAAGCTGCTGGAGACAGAACGGCAGCTGGGTGAGGTGCAGGGCCGCCTGAAGGAGCAGAGACAGCTCGCAGGAGAGAAACTCAAAGACCGTGAGCAGCAGGTTGCTGACTACCAGCTCAAAGTTTCCAGATTAGAAGAACAG CTGAAAGAGAGTAATACCAAGTCCACTGACCTACAGCATCAACTGGACAAATCCAAACAGCAACATCAAGAGTTGCAAGCTCTTCAGCAGAGCACCAACGGCAAACTACGTGAAGCACAG AATGATTTGGAGCAAGTGCTGCGTCAGATCGGCGATAAGGACCAGAAGATCCAGAATCTGGAGGCCCTGCTACAAAAAAGCAAAGCCAGCCTGAGTCAGCTAGAAGCTGAAAGAGAAGACCTGTGTGCCAAGATCCAGGCAGGAGAGGGAGAAGCTGCTTTACTGAACCAACTTCAGGAAAAGAACCACGCACTGCAGGAACAG ATAAGTCAGCTAACTGAAAAACTGAAGAACCAGTCAGAGAGTCATAAACAAGCCCAAGAGAACCTCCATGAGcagctacaagagcagaagAGCCAGCTGCGCTCAGCACAGGACCGCTGCCAGTCCTTGGAAAGTAATGTAACAGATCTCAGTGCCCAGCTCACCCAGAACAAGGAGAGACTTGCCCAACTTGACACCcag CTAAAGGCTAAGACGGAGATGCTGCTGTCAGCTGAAGCAGCAAAAACCGCCCAGAGAGCAGATCTAGAGAGCCATCTAGAAACAGCCCAGCATGCATTGCAAGACAAGCAACAG gaGGTGAGCAAGGCTCAGGCTCAGCTAGACGAACAGGGCCTTCGGCTGCAGGAGAAGCAGGAACAGTGCTTACAGCTGGAGGCCAGTCTGAAAGAGATCAGAGAGAAGCTGCTGGCAGCAGAGCAGAAGATTGACACCCTGGAGAGCCAAGCTAAG AAAGCAGAAGCTGAGTTAGCAGAGCTGCGCTCAGGAAGGGAACAAGCACAGAAGGCACAgcaaacacagcagcagcaaatTAGTGAGCTGGAGAAGAGGAATAAGGAGCTCATTCACCAACTGGACACTGAAAAAGAAGG TGCTATAGCTGTGCAGGAGGAGCTGCAGAAGAAGAGCTCAGCTTTGGGAGATGCTCAGAAGCATGTGGAGAAGTTGGAACAGGAGCAGAGTGACATTAAGAAGAGGTTGGAGCAACTCGCTGAGGAAGGACGCATGCAAAAGGCAGAACTGGAGAAGAAGCTCCAGGGGATGAGCACAGAGCATCAGAAAACCCAGcaggagagagacacacaggctAAAGAGCTGCAGAAGGTCAAAGAGGCTCTTAGCCAGACTTCCAAAGCCCTGAAGGAGAATCAGACccagatggagaaagagaaaaagagcagTACAGCAGCCCTGGAAGAGAAG GAGAATGCTCATCAGAAGGCCCATCAGGAGCTTCAGAAGAGTGCAGAAGCAACAGCTAAAGAATTAAGCACAGCCAAAGCGCAGCTGTCGAAAATGGCAGAG GTGGAGAAGGGACTTCAGGCGCAGCTGAAAGAGCTGAGTAACCAGTTGAAGCAGTCTCAGGACGCGCTaaaggagaaggaaaaggacATCCAGCAGGTCCAGACACAGCTAAAGACAACCCAAGGATCTTTTAGTGAGGAAGTAAAGAAACTGCAGAGCCAAGTGACAGATCTGCAGACCGCTGAAACAAAGAAG gtggaggAGTTGACTAAGTTGAAAGAACAGATGACTGGgctgtctgaacagctgagttcAGAGAAAAGCCGCAGTGCCGAGCTTCAGAAAACCTGTGACAGCACCAAGGCGAGCTTGGACAAACTACAGTCTGATTATTATGGCAAGGAATCTGAAGTCTCTGCTCTGCGCCAGGACCTCAAG GTACGTGAGGAGAAGCTGACACTGACTCAGGAGGAACTGGTGGCCAGCACCAACCAGCTGAACAGTCGTGAGGCCCAAATCCAGGAGCTGAAAATAGGACAAGAAGCACTGAAGAAAGATTTAAAGAAGAGAGATGAGAAACTCAGACAGCAGGAGGAGGCGCTACGAGAACTCCAGAAGCAGCAG gagctGATGCAAGAAGAACTAAAGAAGGAGCGTTCTCAGGTGGAGGAGCTGAGGGAGGCTCAGAGTGGGCTAGAGAAAGAGCGGCGCAGGCTAAGTGCTGAACTCAAATCTCTGGCAGGCAAGAGTGAGAAG gagctaAAAGACCTGCAGGCAGCGAAACAGCTCTTGCTTCAGCAGAAAGTAGATCTACAGGGCCGAGTGGAAGCGATCCAGGCAGCACTGGAGCAGGAAAAGAAAGAGCATCAGAACACCCGCGAGTCCATCACACAATtgcaacagcaacaaaaagCAGAGACGGACAAACTACATAAACAACTG GTATTAGAAGCAAAGGCTAAAGAGGAGGTGGAGAAGCGCAAGGAGGAGTCTGAGGCAAAGCTCACAATGCAGGTTTCTGCACTAAATGAAAACGTTGCCACTCTGAAGCGAGAGTGGCAGAGCAGTCAGCGCCGTGTGAGCGAGctagagaaacagacagatgaatTGCGTGGAGAGATCGCTGTGCTTGAGGCCACTGTGCAGAACAACCAAGATGAGAGACGTGCCCTGCTTGAGAG GTGTGTGAAGGATGAAGGCGAGATAGAAAAGCTGCAAGCCAAAGTggtggagatgaggagaaaaCTAGATGACACCACAGCAGCTATGCAGGAGCTTGGCCGAGAAAATCAGTCCTTACAG ATAAAGCAGTCACAGACCCTCACACGGAAGTGGGCAGAGGATCACGAGGTGCAGAACTGCATGTCCTGTGGGAAAGGATTCTCTGTTACCATCCGGAAG